The Betta splendens chromosome 12, fBetSpl5.4, whole genome shotgun sequence genome contains the following window.
CGCGGTGCGGGACCGTCGTGACCCTTTGAATGCGTCCCACTGGTCCACAGTtggacttgtgtgtttgtttggagttGAGCTGCATCTGTCATTTGACCGTGACGCTTCATTAACACGGTTGAGGTTTGTCGCGTGACCCCGTGGAGTGAAGGTGAGTCAGGGTACCTGCAGATAGAGCTCCAGGCCTTGTCTCCTCTGCTCCAGGACCTTAGGAACCCAGTttctgacatgttttgatgGGATCTCAGGAGGTTTTATGCTCTTCTTTAGCTGGAGGCATTTACACATATTGTTAAagttgatttttatttatttgcattcatagtgcgtgcgtgtgtgtgtgtgtgtgtgtgtgtgtgtgtgttgaacctCACTATTTTATGCAAGGTGTGGAATTCACTGTAGCGTTTCTCTATCGAGTTCAGTCTTCCATTCACCAACACGTCAattttaaaaacctaaaaaagaagaaactcgGTCAATGGCTGTTGATAACGATCCATCACAATCAAACACTGGTGGTCAGTCAATCACACGCTGACTGTGAGCTGTCCACCCGTTAGTGTTAATATCAGACGGTTACCAACAGgaaacatctgtctgctgcagtaGACAGAAAACGATCCGTCAGTTTTACTGTCAACAAACTGACCTCCCACTTCCCTCGCGGAGTTCTTCCCCAGCGTCACACGCGTCACCAGCCTTTTgtaaagcaggaaacccacTTGTAAAGATAATGCAACTCTGGgcaagcaaaaacacacactggaagaaTCCTGACGATTCTCAATGCGTCAGCGGCGCGTGAGTGACGCGTCCAAAGCCAGAGAGACCCACTTGTCACTGATTCTGTGTTTCAGGCATGATGAGCGATGAACTTCTGCCTCGGAAACCACAGGATccgtgtgtttttctgcagccgTTGTCATGTTTAACCAGCAGAACCTCAAACCAAACACCACTGTCTGCAGCGTCAAAGGGATCCCATGATAACCCTCACCATAAAGTCACCACATAAAATGATCACATTAAGAAATCACACGTTTTTTCCTTTTCTAAAGTTTTTCTAAGAGCTAATATCAATATGATTGAGGGGCATTATTACTGTAGAACTGAGCATGTTTCCAGATGCCTCGTGCAGATTGGCAGGTACATTTCCCAGAAGGCTCCTTGTCTAATCTGATGCCATCGCCCGTGTCCTCTCTTTAGTTAACTCTACATTCACCTGGTGTAACGCGCTTTCGGCTTTGATTGACAGCGGAGATTCAAAGCGGAGACGAGAATAAACCAGCGGATTTCACGTACGAACCAGCGAACCAGCCACCGCCGAGAACCCACCGTGACACATTCACGCCGCTCTGTTCGACACCAACCTTTGATTTTTGAGGACAAATGCTGAGGAAACATGTCACGTCTGACGTGGAGCACCAGCAGAGCGGACGCACGCTCTGAGCAGCTTACCGTGTATCCTTTCTCCATCGAGTTGTTCTCCGAACGGAACGACGGGACGGACACGCTGACCGGATGCATGTTCACACCCTCCGCCGGTGAAGGTGATATTTAAAGCCGTGGCGCACGCATGAAgactcgcacacaaacacagacgcgcgcgcgcgcgcacacacacacacacacacactgctggcgCGTCTCTCGCCACTTTTCCTGGCAGCCTGGCAGAAATCACAGCCTTCTGCGGGGAGGAGGCGTCTCAGTGGCGCGCCCTGCTGGAGCGGAGGATGGAGCGGCGCGCGACGCTGCGGCGCGTTTATGGCGCAGTGTTGAGCAAAGAGGGGCAATTCTGTGCGCGCGGTTACTGGACACGATCATTTCGAAACAAGATCTGTCATAAGAATTGTAGACACCGTTAGCAGACAACACTAAACAATTATTCCTGTGGTATTTTACTTATGTATGTTATTGAAATTATATTGTTATTTGACACATCGCTATACGCTCATGTGCCACTAGAGGCTGTTTAATGTCTGTGAGTCTGGAGGAAATTAGTTGTCAGGAAACACTGTGATGACGTCATCACGATTATCTCCGCGTGAGTTTTACATGTGTGGCATTTGAAGTGGTCCAATAAAGGACGCTATTAACCTgcatcggtgtgtgtgtgtgtgtgtgtgtgtgtgtgtgtgtgtgtgtgtgtgtgtgtgtgtgtgtgtgtgtgtgtgtttgtgtgtgtgtgtgtgtgtgtgtgtgacaaaaacacttttccaaCCTAACAGTTACTGTAACAAGTATAAATGGTAGAGACTTAGTAATGAGGACAAGCTGGTTCATGTTTATCTATTTCAAGCTTCAGTTTTAttgacttttattatttatcttaCAATGTGAAGGAAATACAAACAGTATAATGTAACAGAAGTACTGTATGCAAAATGAACAATATCACCTTCCCAGACAAGCGGAGAAGAATTAAACATCACCTTGCTCTATAAATCGGATGATTCCTACTATTTAATGTGGacttaaaattataaaaaaaaataaaagtatgtcTTCTTTGGTCCTCGTTGTTGCCATTTACAGAACATCTGCGCTGAGTTGCTGTTAGTGATTCTTGTTTCTTaatatctaaaaaaaaacaatacaaacataaaGAGGATTAATGCAGATCGTTGTAAATGTGGAAGAAACGTTTTCCCCACACTTACGTTGACATGTGACAACCTGACAAGTAGGCGTAGTTGCCCGTGTACTGAACATCGCATCGCACAATGTTGTTGCTGTAGTCTGACTCTGGGACCTGGTAGTATGGATTAACACTGATCTGTGGACAGCATGGGCgaaacatgtaaaacacaagAATTAATGAAGCAGCAAAGCTAAATGACACGTTATTCAGGTGTTCATCCAATAACACACAGCTTTGATTTACGGACCTTGAGGATATAGTTTCCAGGTTTCACATCTGTGATGTCAATCCACTGGCAGTCGATGTCTGCATTGTAGGTATCGTAACAACCTGGGCTCAGACCCTAAATGAACAGAAACAAGACACTCTTacagcagaaacaggaaatcATTAAATCATCATCACCGCTGGCTACAGAaacgtcacagctgtttcctgtgaaGGGGGGCTTGTTTATCTTAGCTCCACTTTCCCTTCCAATTTTTGCAAGCATGATGTAATTTATTGTTAATtagctctgtctgtgctgttgtgaaCATATTATACAGCTGTCCCTTTTCTTCACCGAGTTGTAGGCAACTGCTGTGCTACAAGGATCAACTGATCGGACCCAAACAATAAGCTGAAAGACGCTAAAACGCTCCTGTGGGATCGATGGAGTCGGTTCTGTCTCCAGCGGCTCCGTctcagacctgtgtgtgtgcggtgcagGCGTAGCGCCTGTAGTAGCCGTAGTCGCAGGACGTGTCCTCCAGGCAGAAACTGGCCTTGTGGCCCTCGGCCACCGAGTGGTGCGTGCTGGCGTCCAGCAGCTCGTAGTGGCTGAACTCGTCCATGCTGTGGTAGTGCCTGCGGATCAGCCGTGCAGCGGTTAAAAACTCCAGACGTCGCTAATGGAAACCCAATGAGCCCCACATCCATCAAGGAGGCCCTGTTATCCACCTGAACCTGGTTTCGCTCCATTATCTGAAAGGGCCGTTTGCTTAGTGAGGCCTCATCAGCTGACATTCTAAACACCGACACTGTACAGTGTCCTCGGCGGCTTATTGAACGGCGGCCAAACGCGCTCCATACCGGGAATCAGTTCACTGGGCCGCTTGTTTCACAACATAACTATGTGATGAAGTGGTTCCAGCGGAGCCCAGGAAAAAAAGCGGCGCGCTTTCTCATAAGCACAATAAAGGGACAGAAAAACACCCGCCGTTCTCCTACTTGGCCCATTTATACCTTCAGCACACTCAGGTCAAAACGTGGAGTTCAGGCTCAAAGAGGTTTTACTGTCCTCATGCTGAGGTTGTGAAAACACAAGATGAAGTCTTTGAGTAGAAATTACAGCCAGTGCTGATTGTAAAGCAATAAAACAGCCAAGAGCAACACGGCCGTGGGTCAACAGGGGGTGTCGTACCACAACTACAGGCTGAAAACCAGTAATGACAGCAAGACAATCTTAGGGAAGTAAATTATAGTAAGAAAACACCAGAAGAATCTGACATCACATTCATTTGTACATGCAGGCAGTAATCTAGCTTTATCCCATACTAATTCCCTGTACATGGACCTGGACTCCAGACGTGACGTGTGCTGGTGAGCTGGACCCGCTCTACTCACTGGTGACAGCTGTGCCACTCCCAGGAGTAGCGTGGCCGGTTGGGAAGGAAGTCGGCCGTCCCCTGGTTCTTGACTCGCTGGGGGAACCGGAGCAGCATGCGGCTGTCGTAGTCCCTGGCCCTGTGGGCCGAGCTGCAGGCCCGACCCGGCAAAAAGGACGCAGAGAAGgcagaaaaaggcagaaaaagccGAGTCAACAGCTGAGATTGTTTTTCCTGCTACATCCTCTGCTCTGAGGAGCGGAGTGGAGGCTGCCTGTGTTTAATGGTGGGTGGAAAAACAGTCTGGGGGCGCGTGGTTGTTTGGGTTAGTTTCGATAATGTGTTTGCCATTTGGGCTTTCTCTCCTCAGGCAAACTATGATTAAACCCTTACAGAAATCCACCCCTCCGCCCTCTCATCCACCACCAGTTCATTTTACCCGGCGCTCCCCCACAAACGCTTTAGGTGGTTATTAAGGCTTAAAACTCTCACGGTCGCGCTCAGACTTGGCTGggacccccccacaccccccagTACCCCCCCAGTGAGGCTGTACCTGGACAGACAGTTCTCCTCGGCGGCACACCTCAGGTTGTACATGGGCACTCTCTGGGCATAGGCAGAGGCTTGGATGTAGTACGGGTCAGGCACCAGATCAGGAAGACCTGCAGCAACGAGCGGAACAGTGCAGTAAACGCacattaaacatacagtagtcaAAGCATTTACATGAAAGAACCGTCAAAACACCTTTTCTGTCTATCCTCGCAGTGACTTTAAAGTTGTTTAGCAAACACTTTTCCTACCGTACTGATGGTATCTTGTGCCATATCCAGGTCTCGATCTCGACCTCGGCCTCTCGTAGACgtcataataattataataaggATTCTCGCTGTCAATGGACTTGTAGGGGTCGTAGGGGTCGTCGCCGACCATCATGTCGTCCCTCCCGGGTGGAGGCGGACTGACCGTGGGCCTCGCCTGCGTCCCGTTGACTCCGCCGCTCCTCTGCGTCCCCGTGCGCTCACCGGGCCGCTCGCGGTGACGCGGCCGCTGCGCGCGTCCCCCCGCGAGTCGCCGGAGCGCCGGCGGAGGACCGTGACCGCGAggcggccgctgctgctgctgccgctgcgccgccggctcctgccGCTGCTCGCCCCGGGCGTCCGGCTGCTTCGCGTCGGCGGCGTCGCGGATGATGGCGACCGGCCGCGCCTGCACTTGCTCCCGCGGCGCGCCTCTGCGCCGCGGCGTCTGGTACTCCGAGCCGTGGCTCAAAAGGCTAAAGATCTTGCCGTTGTGCGACCACTGCAGCGTCTGCCGGAGAGCCGCCCGTGGCTGGGGCTCCTGCTGAGCCGCCGGGCTCCTCTGAGAGTGAGCGGCGCGCAGgatgaagacaaacacacacacacacgcatacgcgtAAAACGAGGTGCCAAACACGCGCAATCCCATCTTCAGCGCAATGGAGGAGGATTGAATGTGCCAATATTTGAACTGAGCTATAGGATTCCCAGTCGTTTCCTATTAGAGAGGTTGCATCTCTATTTGAAGCACATCcagcgggaggagaggagaagaaaagctaAGTTTCAGCGTGGCCGTGTAAACTCATATCGCTCTAATCCCGCAGCCTGCAGATGCGCCCAACGggatggtgaggatgaggaggaggaagaggaggaggagttcagACTTTGGAGCGTTAGTATCCGTTATACGGctctgctcccgctgctgctgatgatcaTATAACGACTGGATACGTGGTGCCTGCCGGTGTCCAACCACAGGTGGTAAATGTTTGTTGTTCGTCCCGGAGGAAACACTTTCGCTCAACAGTTTTACGGCACACGGTCTGACACAGTAGGAAATGTAGTTTCACAGCGCAACCCCCAGTTCTAGGAAGCATCAGTATATCTTCATTCGTTCCTTCTCTGCCAAATCTGTTGTACGTACGGACGGCTCTCTTCCTGACTGTTGGATGAACTCCCAACCAAATTGCAACACGCGCATGCCAGAAGTCTCTCCACTCATCCATTTTCTCATAGGAGGCTCTcacaaaccaaaacactgcTCTTTGATAGGCCTGCAACAAGCTGAGGTTTTTGCTGGGAACTCATCTCTCATcacaagcacccccccccctccctgagCAATAAACACAGTGGGCCTGTGGTGATAGGTGATATCTGTATTACTGCGTCTGCTGCCTGCACAGTCCCGTCCTGATAAATCAGGATCTGTAGCCGCTGCCCAGTCAAATCACTGCCCTGCTCTGAGCTATAATGCAGCTTGGGAAGCTCCATCCAAGGGTTTAATTTTCCTCCAACTGACCATGAGGTTCCTTCCAGCATCTGCGCAGCTCACCACAGGACGGCTGTTGTTAAACCACAGCAAACGGCCAAATGAACTTTGCAGTTTTTTAAATCGCAAACTTTTACGAGCGCCATTGGCGACAAACCGAGGATCTTTTCCTAACGTTTAACGTCATGTGACAGAAGCGCGATaacagatggagcagcagagaggaatgAAAACATCCACTACATCCAAGTTGTAGGTTCTAGAACTGGGAGGGAGATGAATGAGCTTTTTTTGAACCCCACCTGAGGGAGTAGTTCATGAAACTGAACACTATTATTTTTccagaacaacacaaatgaaattGAACCCAAAAATAGTTGCTAAAAGCTAAATCTATGTTTAATATGAACATAAGAGCACATAATAACAGCTTATTCATCGCCAGTAGAATAATTGTTGTCATTCCTAAAACATTTCCATAGTCATATTTTAGAGATGTTTAACGTTAGAGCCTTTAATGGTTCTTTATTATAACCTGTCAATCATtctaataaaatgaaatgtatggtttaaacaaacaaaccaggcACCTGTTCCTGAACTACTGCTCCACAGCGCCACTACTGGTCACTACCGGACATTGTTCACATATTAGATTAAAATCTTGGCTTTTAATATTAGGGACATATTTAACATGACACTATGTTTTAAAGGACAACGTGATAATGgggattattaatattaatcacTGAGATGGGCATCATgtcaaaaacaattaaaatgatttacagtctgagaaaggcttttatttattgGCGGCTCAGTGAATCCTGCTGTGAATCACAGTTTGAGCGCACACATCATCTTCCAGTCACACAAGGTCACATTTCAGCCTGTGTAAACTGTCAGAgcgactcagcagcagctggagttaGACGGGCCCCCGAAACATATAAAGATAATGCGACGAGACACTGGGAGAAGTGGGTAAACCTGAGAAGctcattatgtttttacatCAGGTCATTAGTGAAAACAAGTTAAATTCACAACAGGGTTAAAAAATGAAAGACAATCACAGCAACATCCGAAAGGAATCTGGCGGCTCCTTTTTGCATTTCCTGTCTTGCCGTCAGAGTTTCCCTCTGgcagttttatttctatttaaatttGTTGGATTTCCTTGCTGTAAAAATAAAGCAACCAGCAATGGATACAGCTTTTTAGCCAATATCCGATTACACTGGGGTGATTCAGCATACCAGCCGTTCCTCCAGAGGGTGAAAACTATGTGCACGTGTTCCTGGACAGCCTGACACACCAGACAGACAGTGGGAACCAGCTGCACTGGTCACCGGTGCTGTTTGCTCATAAGTCACtgaactttcttcttcttcttttttttccatgcgGAGTCCGAGGGCAGCGCAGCTCCGAGGCACATCTGCAAGGAATTAACCGAGTTCCTTCATCCACGTCGCTGGAATACACCTCCATTCCTGAGTGTTCTGGGCATCGCTCTAGTTAGAGGAATTTGAATAAATCCACACACGAGTTTCAGAATGAGGAGGGGGAGCGGCCGCCCGGCCTCGCGCCCGCGACACGTCACGTTTCCTGATGCCAAACAGCACCCGCTCTCCGTGCCATCACCGCGACTGTGACGTGAACCCTGCAGTTAAGCTCTCGCAGCTGTGTAGATACAATGCGAGCCTTCAACCTCTGGCCACGAACACTTTTGTAATTATTCCACCACTTTGATGAACTCCTTAAAAATCAGCTCCACGAGTCTGAGCTTGAAAATGAGCTTTATTTAGTCTAGTTGTCAGGTTTTGTTCCATTTTTCATCCTAATGTGATGGCCGAGGCCTCCGTCCATGTGGAGCAGGCCCACTGCCTCTGATCTCCTCCCAGTACTCGTATGTCACATTCTTGTAAACGCCTCACGTTCCGTCCCATAACATCCCAGCTCCTGTTAATCTCCTTTACAGCCCTTTTTACACTGTGACTTTGACGCTCGTACGTTTCCTCCGGCGAGCAGGGTTTTTCCTCTGCTCATTTGCAAAACCCAGCCTGTTCAAATAAGCCCGACGTTGGCTCAGCACAAAGCCCGTCGACAGACACAgacaatttaaatattttctccTATTTCATAAATACTGGGTTTCCATTatggctgccacacacacgtaGTGTGGTGGACTACGTGTCAGTCTGCACATGCACTGTAGCCTCTGCAACCAGAAGGAGGAGCACTTCGTCAAGACACAGCCCATTAAGCTTTACATTGTGCAGTGACTCATgcacatttactttatttttcacTCCCATTGTGCCTTTCCAttccagaaccacagacacgtAGGCAGATGTTCCAACTCTGTGAATTATCCACCCTGTGTTGAAAATTCATTATTTCGCACAGTCACGCTCCCATGTTTCAGAACTCAGTGTGGGAGTGATAGATTAGTCACACAAAGGAGAAAACGGACTTGTTGAACTTCAGTATTGTGATTTAATTGCGCTGTTCTATGTTTTATCACATCTCAAACATTTCTGGTGACAAGTAAAGCACGTTTCCCTCTAGAATCCACTTCCTTCCCAGGGTGCATGAAGGACAGTGGGGCCTCGTGGGCCGGAGAACGTACACTGTGATTATCACAGGTGTAAATGTTAGTGTCCGCTGCTCTGTCCCTCATCCAGCTCATGTCAGGGAGCTTCTGCCTCCACTGACTTTAATGTGACGCTGAAAACTTAGGAAAACGCATGAAAAATGATACAGATGAAGTTCttaaaaaggaaggaaagagatAGAATCAGGACGGACACAAACGGTGAGTTTGATCAGAAGAACAAACGTTGTTTTCCAAACATAGTTGAGCTTctttcatttaattaaacagcAACGGCTCCATCTGCAGGAGATATTTGGCACATTACAATGAGTCAGAACGTCAtaggtgacggacccacatgcacggcacagacagacttggatgttgaaaaaacaaaagggatttattccaaaaAGACAGAGTCAAAATCAggcaaggtcatacacaggtaggcaaCGACGAACAATCCAGTGGATCAGGCAGACACAGTTCCGTgggcaggcaaggttcgttaaCGTGAGGATCAAGGTCACAGTACCgttcagacagaggcagaatcGTAGTCAATCCCACTTGCAGGGTCGTTTACCAGGCAGCCTCGAAGAACAAGGCATACACGGCAGGTcgaaagcagtcaaaagcaggtTTCAAGATAACAGGACTAGACATGAATACAAGACGCTGGAATTGGTGGaaatcacgcacacacaaactaacaatctggcaactggagagtgtgtgaggtggagaatATATACTGATTCTGATTACTGCTTATTGACAgatgtgtgtaatgaggaccggtggTGACAGGGAAagcacagctgtgatgtgagtgtggcaggaagtccttcaaaataagaccagagatcagaaccaaaacatgacagacaggaaggacttcaaaataaaacctgagcaggaccagaaactgtgacacaATGTCATTACAAGTTAAAGGAAATTACTGCAGGTTAACTATATAAagtattacattattacatgaTATCATTTTCTcgcaaacatttaacaaatatatttttttgcaaACCTTGTTTGGGCGACA
Protein-coding sequences here:
- the snx24 gene encoding sorting nexin-24, with translation MHPVSVSVPSFRSENNSMEKGYTVFKIDVLVNGRLNSIEKRYSEFHTLHKILKKSIKPPEIPSKHVRNWVPKVLEQRRQGLELYLQTIIMENEVLPKIFLDFLNIRHFPSVPKTESCGSFETESEESSKLSHQPVMLFLRDPYLLPSAHDAFSNVVIEGVVHGVFCPDLQLR
- the loxa gene encoding protein-lysine 6-oxidase, which translates into the protein MGLRVFGTSFYAYACVCVFVFILRAAHSQRSPAAQQEPQPRAALRQTLQWSHNGKIFSLLSHGSEYQTPRRRGAPREQVQARPVAIIRDAADAKQPDARGEQRQEPAAQRQQQQRPPRGHGPPPALRRLAGGRAQRPRHRERPGERTGTQRSGGVNGTQARPTVSPPPPGRDDMMVGDDPYDPYKSIDSENPYYNYYDVYERPRSRSRPGYGTRYHQYGLPDLVPDPYYIQASAYAQRVPMYNLRCAAEENCLSSSAHRARDYDSRMLLRFPQRVKNQGTADFLPNRPRYSWEWHSCHQHYHSMDEFSHYELLDASTHHSVAEGHKASFCLEDTSCDYGYYRRYACTAHTQGLSPGCYDTYNADIDCQWIDITDVKPGNYILKISVNPYYQVPESDYSNNIVRCDVQYTGNYAYLSGCHMSTY